The proteins below are encoded in one region of Silene latifolia isolate original U9 population chromosome 2, ASM4854445v1, whole genome shotgun sequence:
- the LOC141643776 gene encoding uncharacterized protein LOC141643776 isoform X4 has protein sequence MAPKILHNSIFFVLTFFLIVSPLLVASSEAPFIVAHKTVTLKRLKSGVERLLVSIDIYNEGSSTAYDVSLTDDSWPENAFDVISGKTLNSWERLDVGAVLSHSFELETQVKGKFQGAPAVVKYRVPTKAALQEAFSNPIFPLDILDDRPPENKLNSAKV, from the exons ATGGCGCCCAAGATTCTCCACAATTCAATCTTCTTCGTTCTCACCTTCTTCCTCATTGTCTCACCGCTACTCGTCGCCTCTTCTGAAGCTCCTTTCATCGTCGCACACAAAACAGTCACTCTCAAGCGTCTCAAATCTGGCGTTGAACGTCTCCTCGTTTCCATTGATATCTACAATGAAGGATCATC AACTGCATATGACGTAAGCCTCACTGATGATAGTTGGCCCGAGAATGCTTTTGATGTCATCAGTGGCAAAACATTGAACTCATGGGAGAGGCTTGATGT TGGTGCAGTACTTTCGCACTCTTTTGAGCTGGAGACCCAGGTCAAAGGCAAGTTCCAAGGTGCACCTGCTGTCGTTAAGTACCGTGTTCCAACAAAAGCTGCTCTCCAG GAGGCGTTTTCCAACCCAATATTTCCACTGGACATCCTTGATGACAGACCTCCAGAGAATAAGCTTAACTCG GCTAAGGTATGA
- the LOC141643776 gene encoding uncharacterized protein LOC141643776 isoform X2 gives MAPKILHNSIFFVLTFFLIVSPLLVASSEAPFIVAHKTVTLKRLKSGVERLLVSIDIYNEGSSTAYDVSLTDDSWPENAFDVISGKTLNSWERLDVGAVLSHSFELETQVKGKFQGAPAVVKYRVPTKAALQEAFSNPIFPLDILDDRPPENKLNSNLLAKYGSLVSVISFVSFFVYLVASPSSGAKASKKKR, from the exons ATGGCGCCCAAGATTCTCCACAATTCAATCTTCTTCGTTCTCACCTTCTTCCTCATTGTCTCACCGCTACTCGTCGCCTCTTCTGAAGCTCCTTTCATCGTCGCACACAAAACAGTCACTCTCAAGCGTCTCAAATCTGGCGTTGAACGTCTCCTCGTTTCCATTGATATCTACAATGAAGGATCATC AACTGCATATGACGTAAGCCTCACTGATGATAGTTGGCCCGAGAATGCTTTTGATGTCATCAGTGGCAAAACATTGAACTCATGGGAGAGGCTTGATGT TGGTGCAGTACTTTCGCACTCTTTTGAGCTGGAGACCCAGGTCAAAGGCAAGTTCCAAGGTGCACCTGCTGTCGTTAAGTACCGTGTTCCAACAAAAGCTGCTCTCCAG GAGGCGTTTTCCAACCCAATATTTCCACTGGACATCCTTGATGACAGACCTCCAGAGAATAAGCTTAACTCG AACTTGCTGGCAAAGTATGGTTCTTTGGTCTCGGTAATTTCATTTGTGTCCTTTTTTGTGTACCTTGTGGCAAGCCCATCAAGTGGTGCCAAAGCAAGCAAGAAGAAGCGTTGA
- the LOC141643776 gene encoding uncharacterized protein LOC141643776 isoform X1, giving the protein MAPKILHNSIFFVLTFFLIVSPLLVASSEAPFIVAHKTVTLKRLKSGVERLLVSIDIYNEGSSTAYDVSLTDDSWPENAFDVISGKTLNSWERLDVGAVLSHSFELETQVKGKFQGAPAVVKYRVPTKAALQEAFSNPIFPLDILDDRPPENKLNSVKLAGKVWFFGLGNFICVLFCVPCGKPIKWCQSKQEEALK; this is encoded by the exons ATGGCGCCCAAGATTCTCCACAATTCAATCTTCTTCGTTCTCACCTTCTTCCTCATTGTCTCACCGCTACTCGTCGCCTCTTCTGAAGCTCCTTTCATCGTCGCACACAAAACAGTCACTCTCAAGCGTCTCAAATCTGGCGTTGAACGTCTCCTCGTTTCCATTGATATCTACAATGAAGGATCATC AACTGCATATGACGTAAGCCTCACTGATGATAGTTGGCCCGAGAATGCTTTTGATGTCATCAGTGGCAAAACATTGAACTCATGGGAGAGGCTTGATGT TGGTGCAGTACTTTCGCACTCTTTTGAGCTGGAGACCCAGGTCAAAGGCAAGTTCCAAGGTGCACCTGCTGTCGTTAAGTACCGTGTTCCAACAAAAGCTGCTCTCCAG GAGGCGTTTTCCAACCCAATATTTCCACTGGACATCCTTGATGACAGACCTCCAGAGAATAAGCTTAACTCGGTGA AACTTGCTGGCAAAGTATGGTTCTTTGGTCTCGGTAATTTCATTTGTGTCCTTTTTTGTGTACCTTGTGGCAAGCCCATCAAGTGGTGCCAAAGCAAGCAAGAAGAAGCGTTGAAGTAA
- the LOC141643776 gene encoding uncharacterized protein LOC141643776 isoform X3, with protein MAPKILHNSIFFVLTFFLIVSPLLVASSEAPFIVAHKTVTLKRLKSGVERLLVSIDIYNEGSSTAYDVSLTDDSWPENAFDVISGKTLNSWERLDVGAVLSHSFELETQVKGKFQGAPAVVKYRVPTKAALQEAFSNPIFPLDILDDRPPENKLNSVSLSCNKC; from the exons ATGGCGCCCAAGATTCTCCACAATTCAATCTTCTTCGTTCTCACCTTCTTCCTCATTGTCTCACCGCTACTCGTCGCCTCTTCTGAAGCTCCTTTCATCGTCGCACACAAAACAGTCACTCTCAAGCGTCTCAAATCTGGCGTTGAACGTCTCCTCGTTTCCATTGATATCTACAATGAAGGATCATC AACTGCATATGACGTAAGCCTCACTGATGATAGTTGGCCCGAGAATGCTTTTGATGTCATCAGTGGCAAAACATTGAACTCATGGGAGAGGCTTGATGT TGGTGCAGTACTTTCGCACTCTTTTGAGCTGGAGACCCAGGTCAAAGGCAAGTTCCAAGGTGCACCTGCTGTCGTTAAGTACCGTGTTCCAACAAAAGCTGCTCTCCAG GAGGCGTTTTCCAACCCAATATTTCCACTGGACATCCTTGATGACAGACCTCCAGAGAATAAGCTTAACTCGGTGAGTTTATCATGCAACAAATGTTAA
- the LOC141643775 gene encoding B3 domain-containing protein At5g18000-like encodes MVNPNADESSHRRVSKEHHPSFFQLFVEHKNSINLRIPPPFIKNFHGKIPRKISLKDMFGLVWCAKMSYIGDYLHITSGWKEFVEEHSLNTKDFLVFHYVPDSTFLVRIFDSDGCNKGAPLVKKNRNTTNVRNLRFERIMNTSFSSFVTISKSVIEQCDVKRLPRKVKLSFEEGVSTITWLRKIQDRIILGYAGMGRFWEMNNVQNGDKLQFQIICGEGMTIKKIIVRRIP; translated from the exons ATGGTGAATCCAAATGCAGACGAGTCGTCCCACCGTCGTGTCTCCAAGGAACATCATCCAAGTTTCTTTCAGCTTTTTGTTGAACATAAGAACTCCATCAATCTT CGGATACCTCCTCCATTCATCAAGAACTTCCACGGAAAGATTCCACGGAAGATATCTTTGAAAGACATGTTCGGGTTGGTTTGGTGTGCAAAAATGAGTTATATCGGCGACTACTTGCATATAACCTCAGGCTGGAAAGAGTTTGTTGAGGAACACTCGCTGAACACCAAAGACTTTCTGGTGTTCCATTACGTACCAGATTCCACCTTTCTTGTTAGGATCTTCGACTCTGATGGCTGCAACAAGGGAGCACCTCTAGTCAAGAAAAATCGCAACACAACTAATGTCAGAAATTTGCGATTTGAGAGGATTATGAATACCTCCTTTAGCAGCTTTGTG ACAATTTCCAAGTCCGTGATAGAGCAATGTGATGTGAAGCGGCTACCTCGAAAGGTAAAGCTGAGTTTCGAGGAAGGGGTATCAACGATAACATGGTTGCGCAAAATACAGGACAGAATAATTCTGGGATATGCTGGGATGGGTCGATTCTGGGAGATGAACAATGTACAAAACGGAGACAAGCTTCAGTTTCAGATAATCTGCGGAGAAGGGATGACCATCAAGAAGATTATTGTGAGGAGAATACCGTAA
- the LOC141643774 gene encoding pentatricopeptide repeat-containing protein At2g20710, mitochondrial-like: MNLIASKLGRQNSTFVHSWQLTRMVVLFYSSSSCCSSLPIYKRLEITKPSVSIFPILDQWVQQGHQLSPAKLDSLATRFRNLKRFEHALQISEWMNEKHSSNLSPRHRANHIELLYTVRGPDQAEKYLDDLPPIWKSPRVYSSLLQCYAEARCLKKAEILMEKMKKFGFAKDNKYPYSIMLKLYFQLRLYDNAAPLLEEMDKKGFILDSSTYRIQLAAYSTTGKVKEMNMVLRKMQADPKHKMTASDYITFASGYLNAGSVEKSLKLLKVAEDLATGKDKRVVVLCLITLYARAKLKEEVSRLWDIYKSSWSAYSKSQAFHVMVNSHVKLDDFETAEKIIDEWAESFSGNAPSDMRIIDPLVHAYGNNGEFDKAEELINKIRERFAIEPKRSTLCAIVLGYLIHNRMEDAVKTIDKALKLNDSTWIPYNNKSVITACLDYLKRKGDNEELLKFMSLIEKSNSKVQNSYKRRHSEDTERHSDLVLDDIELQSYDSENS, from the exons ATGAATTTGATAGCATCAAAATTAGGTAGACAAAACTCTACCTTTGTGCATTCATGGCAGCTCACTCGCATGGTTGTTTTattctattcttcttcttcttgttgttCTTCTCTTCCTATATACAAGAGACTTGAAATTACCAAGCCTTCCGTTTCCATTTTCCCAATTCTAGATCAATGGGTTCAACAAGGTCATCAATTATCCCCTGCTAAACTCGATTCTCTCGCCACCCGCTTTCGCAATCTCAAACGCTTCGAACACGCTCTTCAG ATATCTGAGTGGATGAACGAGAAGCACTCCTCCAATTTGTCGCCCAGACATAGAGCAAACCATATAGAGTTACTATACACTGTCCGCGGGCCTGACCAAGCAGAAAAGTACCTTGATGATCTCCCACCTATTTGGAAATCTCCTAGGGTTTATTCAAGTCTTTTACAATGTTATGCAGAGGCAAGATGTTTGAAAAAGGCGGAGATTCTTATGGAGAAAATGAAGAAATTTGGATTTGCTAAAGATAATAAGTACCCTTATAGTATCATGCTTAAGCTGTATTTCCAGCTGAGATTGTATGACAATGCAGCACCACTACTGGAAGAAATGGATAAGAAAGGCTTTATTTTAGATTCATCGACCTACCGAATTCAACTGGCTGCATACTCAACAACTGGCAAAGTCAAGGAAATGAATATGGTGCTTAGGAAAATGCAAGCAGATCCAAAGCACAAAATGACTGCCTCTGATTATATTACGTTTGCTAGTGGCTACTTGAATGCCGGTTCTGTGGAGAAGTCTCTTAAATTGTTGAAGGTGGCTGAGGATCTAGCTACCGGTAAAGACAAAAGAGTTGTGGTTCTTTGCTTGATTACTTTATATGCTCGTGCAAAACTCAAAGAAGAGGTTAGTCGCTTATGGGATATTTACAAGAGTTCATGGAGCGCCTACAGTAAAAGTCAAGCCTTTCATGTCATGGTTAACTCACATGTCAAACTAGACGACTTTGAAACTGCGGAGAAGATCATTGATGAGTGGGCCGAGTCTTTCTCTGGTAATGCACCGTCAGATATGCGAATTATTGATCCTCTTGTTCACGCTTATGGGAATAATGGAGAATTTGATAAGGCAGAGGAGTTGATCAATAAGATTAGGGAGAGGTTCGCTATAGAGCCTAAAAGAAGCACATTGTGTGCAATTGTACTCGGTTACTTGATTCATAACCGGATGGAAGATGCGGTTAAAACAATTGACAAGGCCCTCAAACTTAATGATTCAACATGGATTCCCTACAACAACAAGTCTGTTATTACGGCGTGTCTGGATTACTTGAAAAGGAAGGGCGACAATGAAGAATTGCTTAAATTCATGAGCTTGATTGAGAAAAGTAATTCCAAGGTACAAAATTCATATAAACGTCGTCATTCGGAGGATACAGAGAGGCACTCTGATTTAGTTTTGGATGATATTGAGTTACAAAGTTATGATTCGGAGAATTCCTAG